One Acropora palmata chromosome 2, jaAcrPala1.3, whole genome shotgun sequence genomic window carries:
- the LOC141870843 gene encoding uncharacterized protein LOC141870843, whose translation MTDNELFSCATKFQKRPTKKITFLPLRTEIDHILVRKKWESSVKDTGSFSNPDINSDHKMLSSKIQLCFRCTPTTSVKRPFKRQWSLLLEEKHQKLRAEFESTFHNRYAALAALQDDPETDTYSALAQAALETGETILPPTPRQNRRIPWNDADIQALREKKRLAKNKSDKQKLSHQLSDLYAGKVTKYIDEQCKIVEAAHPAAEYRVAWKAVKEISGNRKPNPHRIIGGSPQERKERWQIHFQTLLNVHRPNQDSSQAEFNPTPVSDLLPISTDSISPEEFDSAFQKLRYKAPGNDEIPAEFFKFGIARCPTT comes from the coding sequence ATGACTGACAACGAACTCTTCTCTTGTGCAaccaaattccaaaaaaggCCTACTAAGAAGATCACCTTTTTGCCGTTGCGCACCGAAATTGATCATATCCTTGTAAGGAAGAAATGGGAAAGTAGTGTCAAGGACACTGGCTCCTTCTCAAATCCAGATATCAACTCGGACCACAAAATGCTCTCCTCTAAGATCCAACTCTGCTTCCGATGCACTCCAACAACCTCTGTTAAAAGACCTTTTAAACGGCAGTGGTCCTTGCTTCTGgaagaaaaacatcaaaaacttAGAGCTGAATTTGAAAGCACCTTCCACAACCGCTATGCAGCCCTTGCCGCCCTTCAAGATGACCCTGAGACAGACACATATAGCGCTCTTGCTCAGGCCGCTCTAGAAACAGGCGAAACTATTCTTCCACCCACACCTCGCCAAAACCGCCGGATCCCGTGGAATGACGCAGACATCCAAGCGCTCAGGGAGAAAAAACGGCTGGCCAAGAACAAATCTGACAAACAGAAGCTTAGTCATCAGCTATCAGATCTTTATGCTGGAAAAGTCACCAAATACATTGATGAGCAATGCAAAATTGTAGAAGCAGCCCATCCAGCAGCGGAGTACAGAGTTGCTTGGAAAGCTGTTAAGGAAATCTCCGGAAACAGGAAGCCCAATCCACATCGAATCATAGGAGGTAGCCcacaggaaagaaaagaacggTGGCAAATCCATTTCCAAACATTGCTCAATGTTCACCGCCCTAACCAAGATTCATCTCAAGCTGAGTTCAACCCCACACCTGTGTCTGATCTTCTACCAATATCCACCGACTCAATCTCCCCCGAAGAATTCGATTCGGCATTCCAGAAGCTCAGGTACAAAGCGCCTGGCAATGACGAAATCCCAGCAGAATTCTTCAAATTCGGAATCGCTCGCTGCCCAACTACTTAA
- the LOC141870874 gene encoding uncharacterized protein LOC141870874 — MGMLRPFQQGQDGSSAQQKKRTMKATGSLYRLDPFLDQDGVLRVGGRIQRGHFTDDTKFPVILPRKGHITSLIIKYFHEKVQHQGRSMSVNEIRGNGYWVIGGTSAVASKIANCVTCRELRGTVQEQKMSDLPGDRLKPAPPFTYCAVDCCGPWYIKEGRKEVKKYVALFKCMASRAVNLEVSNTLETVSFVNASRRFICRRGPVRQLRSDQGTNFIGAKR; from the coding sequence ATGGGAATGCTAAGGCCGTTTCAACAAGGACAAGATGGATCATCTGCGCAGCAGAAGAAGAGGACCATGAAAGCAACAGGTTCATTGTACCGCCTCGACCCATTCCTTGACCAGGATGGAGTGCTGCGGGTCGGTGGTCGGATTCAGCGAGGGCATTTCACAGATGATACAAAGTTCCCAGTCATCCTTCCGAGGAAAGGCCACATAACAAGCCTGATCATTAAGTACTTCCATGAGAAGGTTCAGCATCAAGGTCGTAGCATGTCCGTGAATGAGATCCGAGGCAATGGATACTGGGTTATTGGCGGCACATCAGCTGTGGCAtccaaaattgcaaattgtgtTACCTGCCGGGAGTTACGAGGAACAGTTCAGGAGCAGAAAATGTCAGACCTGCCGGGAGATCGTCTGAAACCGGCACCCCCATTTACGTACTGCGCTGTCGACTGCTGTGGTCCCTGGTATATCAAGGAGGGACGCAAGGAAGTAAAGAAGTATGTTGCCCTCTTCAAGTGCATGGCATCAAGAGCCGTAAATCTTGAAGTCTCAAACACCTTGGAAACTGTTTCGTTTGTCAACGCCTCTCGTCGTTTCATCTGCAGAAGGGGTCCTGTACGTCAGCTGCGCAGTGACCAAGGAACAAATTTCATCGGAGCGAAAAGATAG